A genomic region of Catalinimonas niigatensis contains the following coding sequences:
- a CDS encoding ABC transporter ATP-binding protein, protein MIAIKKLYKSFGPNQVLKAINLDITSGGIFAILGPNGSGKTTLIKSLLGLVHPDKGEIYLEGKKIHNEWLYRQKIAYLPQIARFPENLKVKELISMVKDIRQQQAVYEAEIIEAFELEEFLDKTLRSLSGGTRQKVNILLSLMFDNPVIILDEPTVGLDPVAMIRLKEMILRERAAGKTIILTTHIMSLVETLADEIVFLLEGHIHFRGSLQDLVRQSGEVDLEHAIAQMLLKKKESILMMND, encoded by the coding sequence ATGATTGCGATCAAAAAATTATATAAATCCTTCGGGCCCAATCAGGTGCTCAAAGCCATCAATCTGGATATTACTTCGGGAGGTATATTTGCCATACTAGGGCCTAATGGCTCAGGCAAAACTACCCTCATCAAAAGTCTGCTCGGCCTGGTGCATCCTGATAAGGGAGAAATTTATCTTGAAGGAAAAAAAATACACAACGAATGGCTCTATCGTCAAAAGATTGCTTATCTGCCTCAGATCGCCCGCTTCCCTGAGAACCTGAAAGTAAAGGAGCTGATAAGTATGGTAAAAGACATCAGGCAACAGCAAGCGGTGTATGAGGCAGAAATCATAGAGGCTTTTGAACTAGAAGAGTTTCTGGACAAAACGCTGCGTTCGCTCTCCGGCGGAACCCGGCAAAAGGTCAATATCCTGCTCAGCCTGATGTTTGATAATCCAGTCATCATCCTGGATGAGCCTACCGTAGGACTTGATCCGGTAGCGATGATCCGGCTGAAAGAGATGATCCTCAGAGAAAGGGCCGCTGGTAAAACCATCATTCTGACCACCCACATCATGAGCCTGGTGGAAACACTGGCGGATGAGATTGTCTTCCTGCTGGAGGGACATATCCACTTTAGGGGTAGTCTTCAAGATTTGGTAAGACAAAGTGGTGAGGTAGACCTGGAGCATGCCATCGCCCAAATGCTACTCAAAAAAAAAGAAAGCATTCTGATGATGAATGATTGA
- a CDS encoding dipeptidase, with the protein MKRRDLIKKLSMLPLAGSVFPIQSLVSAPVAGNNISSHLQQKPMPELHRKAFVMDGHTHVMSRELMLGTDIGQRYTDGTVDLPRAREGGLDAMFFSVYTPEHYYPGRMETKNTFRVVNLALDQIEKNKDMIELALNASDIERINRKGKMAAFLDLEGGYDLDGDINLLRAMYRLGLRSMQLTAHNTTNAFIDSCNDIKRWGGINDLGKKIIAEMNSLGMVINVAHASNEAILQTAEASEHPVIYSHGGFYGIVPHPRCITDEAAKAVASKGGVIGIHFGSLFNNPKYWSWQQKTPNETTPASVQLSAKTLEAVDKEFAKEVPLNFKGSIPDAYWMHVDQLAKVIDYGVNLVGEDHMAIGSDLDGGPELPREIKDISDFPQITIAMQKLGYSDERIKKILGLNWLRVIRQVTEG; encoded by the coding sequence ATGAAAAGACGAGACCTCATCAAGAAATTAAGCATGCTTCCTTTGGCGGGAAGTGTTTTTCCAATACAATCCCTGGTATCCGCTCCTGTGGCTGGAAACAATATATCTTCGCATCTTCAGCAAAAGCCGATGCCTGAGCTGCATCGCAAGGCATTTGTGATGGACGGACATACCCATGTCATGTCCCGAGAGCTGATGCTGGGAACAGATATCGGCCAGCGTTATACGGATGGGACCGTCGACCTGCCAAGGGCCAGAGAAGGTGGCCTGGACGCCATGTTCTTCTCGGTATACACGCCTGAACACTATTATCCGGGAAGGATGGAGACAAAAAACACTTTTCGTGTGGTAAACCTGGCGCTGGACCAGATCGAAAAGAATAAGGATATGATCGAGCTGGCACTCAATGCTTCTGATATAGAGCGTATCAATAGGAAAGGCAAAATGGCAGCTTTCCTGGATCTGGAAGGCGGTTATGACCTAGATGGCGATATCAATCTGCTCCGGGCGATGTACCGCTTAGGGCTCCGGTCTATGCAACTAACCGCCCACAATACGACCAATGCGTTTATCGACTCCTGCAATGATATTAAACGCTGGGGGGGAATTAACGATCTTGGGAAAAAGATCATCGCCGAAATGAATAGCTTGGGTATGGTCATCAATGTTGCTCATGCTTCCAATGAGGCTATTCTTCAAACCGCCGAGGCCAGTGAACATCCTGTCATCTACAGTCATGGCGGATTTTATGGCATCGTACCGCATCCGCGTTGTATTACCGACGAAGCAGCCAAAGCAGTGGCATCAAAAGGCGGTGTTATTGGCATTCACTTCGGCAGCCTATTTAACAATCCAAAATACTGGTCCTGGCAGCAGAAAACACCGAATGAGACTACTCCGGCCTCAGTACAGCTATCTGCCAAGACCCTTGAAGCGGTGGACAAGGAATTTGCCAAAGAGGTTCCGCTCAATTTCAAAGGAAGCATTCCTGATGCATATTGGATGCATGTAGATCAGTTGGCCAAAGTGATTGACTATGGTGTAAATTTAGTAGGTGAGGACCACATGGCAATAGGTTCAGATTTGGATGGAGGCCCTGAACTGCCACGCGAAATTAAAGACATCAGTGACTTTCCGCAGATCACCATCGCAATGCAAAAGCTGGGTTACAGCGATGAGCGAATCAAAAAAATCCTTGGATTAAACTGGCTCCGTGTGATCCGACAGGTGACCGAGGGTTGA
- a CDS encoding nitrous oxide reductase family maturation protein NosD, protein MKTLLYICCFCWLNLASAYAKTIYVGADQQHKSVSNAIQMANAGDTIVVEKGIYKEGNIIIDKPLVLLGQDFPVLDGENQNEILTITADSVTVSGFKIQNVGISYLKDQAGIKLSGSRGSTIRGNQLMNTFFGVMLEESVHCTVNNNEIIGNAENEASSGNAIHLWYCDSITIKNNIVKNHRDGIYLEFVNYSSIEENVSEGNLRYGLHFMFSNHDNYLGNIFRNNGAGVAVMFSKQINMQHNIFEKNWGSASYGLLLKEIFDSQITHNEFTENTSGIYAEGANRCQITHNNFRRNGWALRISGSSDSNVFTRNNFLSNTFDLSTNSQHNYNTYESNYWSEYSGYDLDKDGVGDVPYHPVKLFSYVINRVQPSIILLRSLFIDIINFAEKVAPAITPQNLVDPSPLMKPVS, encoded by the coding sequence ATGAAAACCCTGCTGTACATCTGCTGCTTTTGCTGGCTAAACCTTGCATCTGCTTATGCAAAAACCATATATGTGGGGGCAGATCAACAGCATAAGTCGGTAAGTAATGCTATTCAAATGGCCAATGCCGGGGATACGATTGTAGTAGAAAAAGGTATCTATAAAGAAGGTAATATCATCATTGACAAACCCCTGGTACTGCTAGGTCAGGATTTTCCGGTACTGGATGGAGAAAACCAGAATGAAATCCTGACTATTACCGCTGACTCTGTAACTGTAAGCGGTTTCAAAATTCAGAATGTAGGTATCAGCTACCTCAAAGATCAGGCAGGCATCAAACTCAGCGGTAGTAGGGGAAGTACTATCCGCGGCAACCAGTTGATGAACACCTTCTTCGGCGTGATGCTGGAAGAATCTGTCCATTGTACTGTGAATAACAATGAAATTATTGGCAATGCGGAAAATGAAGCTTCTTCCGGCAATGCCATCCACCTCTGGTACTGTGATAGTATCACCATCAAAAACAATATCGTTAAAAATCACCGCGACGGGATTTATCTGGAGTTTGTCAACTACAGTAGTATAGAGGAAAATGTAAGCGAAGGAAATCTGCGTTACGGCCTGCACTTTATGTTTTCAAACCACGACAACTACCTGGGTAATATTTTCCGCAATAATGGTGCAGGCGTGGCGGTCATGTTCTCCAAGCAGATCAATATGCAGCATAATATCTTTGAAAAGAACTGGGGCAGTGCCTCCTATGGGCTGCTGCTCAAAGAAATCTTTGACAGCCAGATCACCCACAATGAGTTTACAGAAAATACCAGTGGCATCTATGCTGAAGGGGCTAACCGCTGCCAGATTACGCATAATAACTTCAGGAGAAACGGATGGGCGCTGCGTATCTCAGGCAGTTCTGATAGCAATGTCTTTACAAGAAATAATTTCCTGTCCAATACTTTTGATCTGTCTACCAATAGTCAGCATAATTACAACACTTACGAGAGTAACTACTGGAGTGAATACAGCGGCTACGACCTGGATAAAGATGGCGTGGGAGACGTGCCCTACCATCCGGTCAAGCTGTTCTCCTATGTCATCAATCGGGTGCAGCCTTCTATCATTCTGTTGCGAAGTCTTTTCATAGACATTATCAATTTTGCTGAAAAAGTGGCTCCGGCCATTACCCCGCAAAACCTGGTAGATCCTTCACCTTTAATGAAACCTGTATCATGA
- a CDS encoding group III truncated hemoglobin, with translation MKDIQDKADIRLLVDEFYDKVNQDRLLAPIFNEVAQVSWETHLPKMYDFWAKLLLGENAYKGSPFDKHLPLPIEGEHFDRWLHLFMQTLDEHFAGRKAEEARLKAQSIADIFRFKMKTLKTTS, from the coding sequence ATGAAAGATATACAGGATAAGGCCGACATTCGCCTGCTGGTGGATGAATTCTATGATAAAGTCAATCAGGATAGACTGCTGGCTCCTATTTTTAATGAGGTAGCCCAGGTCAGCTGGGAAACGCATTTACCCAAAATGTATGACTTCTGGGCCAAGCTACTGCTGGGAGAAAATGCGTACAAAGGCAGTCCTTTTGACAAACACCTGCCCCTTCCTATTGAAGGAGAGCATTTTGACCGCTGGCTACACCTTTTTATGCAGACATTGGATGAGCATTTTGCCGGACGAAAAGCCGAAGAAGCCCGGCTGAAGGCGCAGAGTATTGCCGATATATTTCGCTTTAAGATGAAAACGCTCAAAACCACTTCTTAA
- a CDS encoding Crp/Fnr family transcriptional regulator: MGMIDTEILKKYGARETSVHKDEMLFMEGDRALYYWQIIQGSVKMVNFSPDGQEFTQGIFHEGESFGEPPLFSDFDYPSNAVAVEDSVLLKLSKENLIQLLKENFEIHWMITSTLSKRLQYKAMIMREMSSHPPEHRILTLIDYLKHEESQEHEGEQYYEVPLTRQQIADMTGLRVETVIRSIKALEEKGKVKIIRRKVYRKR; this comes from the coding sequence ATGGGTATGATAGATACTGAAATACTGAAGAAATATGGTGCCCGTGAAACCAGTGTACACAAAGACGAAATGCTATTTATGGAAGGAGACAGAGCGCTGTATTACTGGCAGATTATACAAGGCAGTGTCAAGATGGTCAACTTCAGTCCTGATGGACAGGAGTTTACACAGGGCATCTTTCACGAGGGTGAAAGCTTTGGAGAACCTCCTCTCTTTTCTGACTTTGATTATCCCAGCAATGCTGTGGCTGTGGAAGATTCGGTGCTGCTGAAACTTTCCAAAGAAAACCTCATTCAACTGCTAAAAGAGAATTTTGAAATCCACTGGATGATTACCAGTACGCTCAGCAAACGCCTGCAATACAAAGCCATGATCATGCGGGAAATGTCCAGCCACCCTCCTGAGCACCGCATCCTGACGCTGATTGATTACCTGAAACATGAAGAATCACAGGAACATGAAGGTGAGCAGTATTACGAAGTACCGCTCACCCGGCAGCAGATCGCTGACATGACCGGGCTGAGAGTGGAGACTGTTATCCGAAGCATCAAAGCACTGGAGGAAAAAGGTAAAGTGAAAATTATTCGGAGGAAGGTTTATAGAAAAAGATAA
- a CDS encoding nitrous oxide reductase accessory protein NosL, whose amino-acid sequence MPEFLPREAQSPLTGKLEIENSEHWLSVRNFRADSLLYQHLSSKAMKNLPRIMFLTGALSLLLLFAFPLWQITLYAPQYPDGITMYIWINQISGNEEGVLQNINILNHYIGMQYIEPDAIPELQYFPYIVIGMCVLGVVMFFVNKRQGFLAWSIMLIVLGILGIYDFYLWEYDYGHNLSPDAPIKIPGMVYQPPLFGQKMLLNFDAHSYPYWGSLFLGLAIVLGLAASWLKWRKLKKSKVTSKPVFAVLALLLFSSSCSVEPQPISYGEDHCHYCQMTIVDQQHGSELVTTTGKVYKFDAVECMIHYMKSGQVEKEKIAQTLVTPYQQRGQLIPVAQAYFLRSEQMPSPMGMNLTAFDSKQGALEFRQEKTGELYSWEELYEQFDTLAPLKNTREQSLLILREEVL is encoded by the coding sequence ATGCCAGAGTTTCTCCCCAGGGAAGCACAGTCGCCCTTGACTGGAAAACTGGAAATAGAAAATAGTGAGCATTGGCTATCTGTCCGGAATTTTCGGGCGGATAGCCTGCTTTACCAACACTTAAGCAGTAAAGCCATGAAAAATTTACCGAGAATAATGTTTTTGACCGGAGCTTTGAGCTTGCTCTTACTATTTGCCTTTCCTTTATGGCAGATCACACTCTATGCTCCTCAATATCCCGATGGCATCACCATGTACATTTGGATCAACCAGATCTCGGGTAATGAAGAAGGGGTCTTGCAGAATATTAATATACTGAATCACTACATCGGTATGCAATACATAGAGCCGGATGCTATTCCTGAGCTACAGTATTTTCCCTATATCGTCATCGGAATGTGTGTATTGGGAGTTGTAATGTTCTTTGTGAATAAGCGACAAGGCTTTCTGGCCTGGAGTATTATGCTTATTGTGCTGGGTATCCTTGGTATCTACGACTTTTACCTCTGGGAATACGACTACGGTCACAATTTATCACCCGATGCACCAATCAAAATACCCGGCATGGTATATCAGCCACCCCTGTTTGGTCAAAAGATGCTGCTGAACTTTGACGCTCACTCTTATCCCTATTGGGGAAGCCTGTTCCTGGGATTGGCGATAGTGCTGGGTCTGGCAGCCAGCTGGTTGAAGTGGAGAAAGCTGAAAAAAAGTAAAGTTACTTCAAAACCGGTCTTTGCTGTGTTGGCTCTGTTGCTGTTTTCTAGCAGCTGTTCGGTAGAACCACAGCCAATCAGCTATGGCGAAGATCATTGCCACTACTGTCAGATGACCATTGTGGACCAGCAGCACGGAAGTGAGCTCGTTACTACTACCGGCAAGGTTTATAAATTTGATGCAGTAGAATGTATGATCCATTATATGAAATCTGGTCAGGTTGAGAAAGAAAAAATTGCCCAAACACTAGTCACTCCTTATCAGCAAAGAGGACAGCTCATACCTGTTGCTCAGGCTTACTTTCTCCGCAGCGAGCAAATGCCCAGTCCTATGGGAATGAACCTAACTGCTTTTGATTCTAAACAAGGCGCACTGGAATTCAGGCAAGAAAAAACCGGAGAACTTTATAGCTGGGAGGAACTCTATGAGCAGTTTGATACGCTTGCTCCCTTAAAAAATACCAGAGAACAGTCACTACTGATACTTAGAGAGGAGGTATTATGA
- a CDS encoding cytochrome c has product MKTLNNIPKVLKFTRNLVLTLIFSSLLFGCGSDAGNENASTESGTTEQTQENMEALTEDLTDPMNNKGVGPVDHVDLGPIDEAMVAEGKAIFEENCTACHKIEERYIGPALKELTVRRSPEWIMNMIMNPNEMVQQDPVAKALLAEYLSPMANQNISREDTRKILEYFRSVDEVK; this is encoded by the coding sequence ATGAAAACCCTCAACAATATACCTAAAGTACTAAAATTCACTAGAAATCTGGTACTGACACTGATATTCAGCAGCCTACTTTTTGGCTGTGGCAGCGATGCCGGAAATGAAAACGCATCCACTGAATCCGGTACTACTGAGCAGACACAGGAAAATATGGAAGCACTGACTGAGGATTTGACTGACCCCATGAATAATAAGGGAGTTGGTCCGGTAGATCATGTAGACCTGGGACCAATAGACGAAGCTATGGTGGCGGAAGGTAAGGCTATTTTTGAAGAGAACTGTACCGCCTGCCACAAAATAGAAGAACGCTATATTGGCCCCGCCCTGAAAGAACTGACAGTCCGCCGTTCTCCTGAATGGATCATGAATATGATCATGAACCCCAATGAGATGGTGCAGCAAGACCCTGTCGCCAAAGCCCTGCTGGCAGAATATTTATCTCCCATGGCTAACCAGAATATCAGCCGCGAAGACACCAGAAAGATACTGGAATACTTCCGCTCGGTAGATGAAGTAAAATAA
- a CDS encoding ABC transporter permease, which translates to MFKIFKFTFFDLMRSRWSIIYFLFYLLCATGLLYFSNDLSKGIISLMNIIIVLSPLVSIMFGVIYYYSSREFVELLLAQPIRRTSIFGGQYLGLALSLSLSLLLGLGLPFLLYGIFVSAQIWNFFTLLLTGLLLTFIFTAIAFWISLKNENRVKGFGLALLVWLFMAVLYDGVFLLLLLAFEDYPVDKFAIAFTLFNPIDLSRILMMLKLDISALLGYTGAVFNKFFGTSLGIALALLCSLVWILIPLWGAGRTANRKDF; encoded by the coding sequence ATGTTCAAAATATTCAAATTCACCTTCTTTGATCTGATGCGGAGCCGCTGGAGCATCATTTATTTTCTGTTCTATCTGCTCTGTGCTACAGGTCTGCTGTACTTCAGCAACGACTTATCCAAAGGCATCATCAGCCTGATGAACATCATTATCGTGCTGAGTCCGCTGGTCAGCATTATGTTTGGTGTTATCTACTACTATAGTAGCCGGGAATTTGTAGAACTTCTGCTGGCCCAACCCATCCGTAGAACTTCCATTTTTGGCGGTCAATATCTGGGTCTGGCACTTTCCCTATCGCTTAGTCTGCTGTTGGGTCTGGGACTTCCATTTTTGTTATATGGTATATTCGTTTCTGCTCAGATATGGAATTTCTTCACACTACTGCTCACTGGCTTGCTGTTAACCTTTATTTTTACTGCCATTGCCTTTTGGATTTCACTCAAAAATGAAAACAGAGTGAAGGGCTTCGGATTGGCACTGCTGGTGTGGCTGTTTATGGCGGTACTGTATGATGGAGTATTCCTGCTCTTACTCCTGGCTTTTGAGGATTATCCGGTAGATAAATTTGCCATAGCTTTCACGCTTTTCAATCCGATAGACCTTTCCCGCATCCTGATGATGCTCAAGTTGGATATATCAGCACTCTTGGGCTACACCGGAGCTGTGTTTAATAAATTCTTCGGCACCTCTCTGGGTATCGCATTGGCTTTGCTTTGCTCACTTGTTTGGATACTCATTCCTCTGTGGGGGGCAGGGAGAACCGCCAATCGCAAAGATTTTTGA
- the ric gene encoding iron-sulfur cluster repair di-iron protein has protein sequence MSTIDVREIAPKDKHRFIFESFDKLPEGESLMLINDHDPKPLFYQFQEERPGQLEWEVMQAGPEVWQVRINKQPSTITVGEVVQQYTQAAAVFNKLKIDYCCGGKRSFEDACRKAGVEPEEVHKAIRQVQPEKQNLRVNNWSLSMLCDFIVNNHHAYIRSQGPEIHLLAEKVSKVHGKQHPELIDIYHDFIELHEELLQHTRKEEEKLFPLIKALDQKQVELSDIEIEELLKELDHEHEDAGAEIKRIRALAQDFKAPEGACQSYKMLYQELEAFEEDLYAHVHLENNILFPKFIQQLQLRQPDEVSLHE, from the coding sequence ATGAGTACGATAGATGTAAGAGAAATCGCCCCAAAAGATAAGCATAGATTCATTTTTGAATCTTTTGACAAGCTTCCCGAAGGTGAAAGCCTGATGCTTATCAATGATCATGACCCCAAACCGCTGTTTTATCAGTTTCAGGAAGAGCGTCCCGGACAGCTTGAGTGGGAAGTGATGCAAGCTGGCCCGGAGGTTTGGCAAGTCCGGATTAACAAGCAACCATCTACAATCACTGTCGGTGAAGTAGTGCAACAGTATACACAGGCTGCTGCTGTATTCAATAAACTGAAAATAGACTATTGCTGTGGCGGAAAAAGAAGTTTTGAAGATGCCTGCCGGAAAGCAGGGGTAGAACCGGAAGAGGTGCACAAAGCCATCCGGCAAGTTCAACCTGAGAAGCAGAATCTGCGAGTCAATAACTGGTCGCTTTCCATGCTCTGCGACTTTATTGTCAATAATCACCATGCGTATATTCGGAGTCAGGGACCGGAAATTCATCTGCTGGCTGAGAAGGTAAGCAAAGTGCATGGGAAGCAACACCCTGAGCTGATTGATATCTACCATGACTTCATTGAACTACATGAGGAACTGCTTCAGCATACACGCAAGGAAGAAGAAAAACTGTTTCCACTGATCAAAGCATTAGACCAAAAGCAGGTGGAATTGTCAGATATAGAGATAGAAGAGCTGTTAAAAGAGCTGGATCATGAACATGAAGATGCCGGAGCAGAGATCAAAAGAATCCGTGCTCTGGCGCAGGACTTTAAAGCACCTGAGGGTGCCTGCCAGTCTTACAAAATGCTTTATCAGGAGCTGGAAGCGTTTGAAGAAGACCTGTATGCCCATGTGCATTTGGAGAATAATATCCTCTTCCCTAAATTCATTCAACAACTTCAGCTTCGCCAGCCTGATGAAGTCAGTCTGCATGAGTAG
- the nosZ gene encoding Sec-dependent nitrous-oxide reductase, translating into MISFIKKCATTALSAAFIFACTPQGPNNDSGGVMSVTNAASKVYVAPGNHDEFYAFMSGGFSGQISVYGLPSGRLFRVIPVFSQDPEKGYGYNEETKPMLQTSYGFVPWDDAHHPELSQTDGVPDGRWIFINGNNTPRIARVDLSTFETAEIIEIPNSGGNHSSPFITANSEYVVAGTRFSVPIPNEDIALDQYKEKYKGSLSFISVDQESGDMDVAFQVLVPGYDYDLAHAGKGQSHGWVFFTTYNTEQSNTLKEIGASQNDKDFIAAVNWKKAEEYLAQGKAKEMPASYYNNEYSDETHSATATQKKSVKVLIPEECPGLVYFLPTPKSPHGVDVDPTGEYIVGNGKLSADMSVHSFSKMVQAIENKDFETTIDGIPVLKYESVLDGIVKQAGLGPLHTEFDGKGNAYTSFFISSEVVKWKVDSKEVVDRVPTYYSIGHLMIPGGDSQKPFGKYLVALNKITKDRYLPTGPELAHSAQLYDISGDKMELLLDFPTIGEPHYAQAIPAELITPRSVKTFKLSENQHPYAAKKESEARVERDGNEVHVYMTSIRSHFAPDNIEGLEVGDKVYFHLTNLEQDWDVPHGLSVMGANNAELLVMPGQTETLLWEPQKPGVYPFYCTDFCSALHQEMQGYARVSPQGSTVALDWKTGNRK; encoded by the coding sequence ATGATATCTTTTATAAAAAAATGTGCGACAACAGCCCTGAGTGCGGCTTTTATCTTTGCCTGTACTCCTCAGGGGCCAAATAATGATTCAGGAGGTGTAATGAGTGTCACCAATGCTGCCTCCAAAGTGTATGTGGCTCCCGGTAACCACGATGAGTTTTATGCTTTTATGTCAGGCGGGTTTAGCGGACAGATCAGTGTGTATGGCTTACCTTCCGGCAGGTTGTTCAGAGTAATACCTGTTTTCTCACAAGATCCTGAAAAAGGCTATGGCTACAATGAGGAAACCAAGCCTATGCTGCAAACCTCCTATGGTTTTGTGCCCTGGGATGATGCTCACCACCCTGAACTCTCTCAGACCGATGGAGTGCCTGATGGTCGCTGGATTTTTATTAATGGTAACAATACCCCCCGTATTGCCAGGGTAGATCTAAGTACATTTGAAACTGCAGAGATCATTGAGATTCCAAACAGCGGAGGTAATCACTCTTCACCCTTTATCACTGCTAATTCTGAATATGTGGTAGCCGGTACTCGTTTCAGTGTGCCTATTCCCAATGAAGATATAGCACTGGATCAGTACAAAGAGAAATACAAAGGTTCGTTGAGCTTTATCAGCGTAGATCAGGAAAGTGGTGATATGGATGTGGCTTTTCAGGTATTGGTACCTGGCTACGATTATGACCTGGCGCATGCCGGCAAAGGCCAGTCACATGGATGGGTATTCTTCACTACTTACAACACTGAGCAATCCAATACCCTGAAAGAAATTGGCGCTTCGCAAAACGACAAAGATTTTATCGCAGCAGTCAACTGGAAAAAGGCTGAGGAATACCTGGCACAGGGCAAAGCCAAAGAGATGCCTGCTTCTTACTACAACAATGAGTATAGCGATGAGACTCATTCTGCCACAGCCACTCAGAAAAAGTCTGTAAAAGTCCTGATCCCAGAGGAATGTCCCGGACTGGTATACTTCCTGCCTACTCCTAAGTCTCCTCACGGTGTGGATGTAGATCCTACAGGAGAATACATTGTGGGTAACGGAAAACTTTCAGCGGATATGTCGGTACACTCCTTTAGCAAAATGGTGCAGGCCATTGAAAACAAAGATTTTGAAACTACCATAGATGGCATCCCCGTGCTCAAATACGAATCCGTGCTGGATGGAATCGTAAAGCAAGCTGGCTTAGGTCCTTTGCACACCGAATTTGATGGCAAAGGAAACGCTTATACCTCTTTCTTCATCTCATCCGAAGTGGTGAAGTGGAAAGTAGATTCCAAGGAAGTGGTAGACCGTGTGCCTACCTACTACTCTATAGGTCACCTGATGATTCCCGGTGGCGACTCACAAAAACCCTTTGGCAAATATTTGGTCGCTCTGAACAAGATCACCAAAGACCGTTATCTGCCTACCGGTCCGGAACTGGCACATTCTGCCCAGTTGTATGATATCTCCGGTGATAAGATGGAACTACTGCTGGACTTCCCTACCATTGGAGAGCCGCACTATGCACAGGCCATTCCTGCCGAGCTTATTACACCCAGATCTGTCAAGACCTTTAAGTTATCAGAGAATCAACACCCGTATGCTGCCAAAAAAGAAAGTGAAGCCAGAGTGGAGAGAGATGGTAATGAAGTGCATGTGTATATGACTTCCATCCGCAGCCACTTTGCCCCCGACAATATTGAAGGTTTAGAAGTAGGCGATAAAGTTTATTTCCACCTGACTAACCTGGAACAGGATTGGGATGTACCTCACGGACTCAGCGTGATGGGAGCTAACAATGCCGAGCTGCTGGTGATGCCTGGGCAGACCGAAACCCTGCTTTGGGAGCCACAGAAGCCAGGAGTATATCCCTTCTACTGTACTGACTTCTGTTCGGCATTGCACCAGGAAATGCAGGGATATGCCAGAGTTTCTCCCCAGGGAAGCACAGTCGCCCTTGACTGGAAAACTGGAAATAGAAAATAG